A single region of the Lotus japonicus ecotype B-129 chromosome 4, LjGifu_v1.2 genome encodes:
- the LOC130711208 gene encoding BTB/POZ domain-containing protein At5g66560-like, with amino-acid sequence MSSSEKHSSKGQAWFCTTGLPSDIVVEVDDMTFHLHKFPLMSKSRKLHDLITQQEEATRSTLPQQQQEEDEDEDEIVEEQLQVTFTDFPGGSDAFEMAAKFCYGVKTELSPCNVASLRCAGEFLEMTEDFSEDNLISKTERFLSQHVLRSLGDSIKTLKSCERLMPTAEDLGITERCIDSAVSRASSADPALFGWPVSDAAASASKQVLWNGIDAAGETWFEDLALLSLPLFKRLILAMRRAEHSAEIIETCVMYYARKYIPGVSRSSRKPLPKSSSSSVASEAEQKEILETVISNLPPVKTSKSSTATRFLFGLLRTANILNASESCRDALEKKIGLQLDEATLDDLLVPSYSYLNETLYDVDCVARILSHFLEGLEAGNTVEGGDAAARSPSLMLVGKLIDGYLSEIASDANLKPERFYTFAISLPDQARLFDDGLYRAVDVYLKAHPWVSESEREKICGLLDCQKLTLEACTHAAQNERLPLRAVVQVLFFEQLQLRHAIAETLVAAETAAEPGRHSAVLEREEEEEEGREVLQLRLGTEHVQEGNGTWRGTVRENQVLRLDMDSMRTRVHQLERECSSMKRVIAKIDNSAVDGGGWRASLGRKFSCKFKTQVCDSQQSTVVDKRKGRHHHRAPPKKQQHPHRD; translated from the exons ATGTCCTCATCAGAAAAGCACAGCTCAAAAGGGCAAGCATG GTTCTGTACAACTGGATTGCCTAGTGACATTGTTGTTGAAGTGGATGACATGACCTTCCATCTCCACAAG TTTCCTCTGATGTCAAAAAGTAGAAAGCTTCATGACCTGATAACACAGCAAGAAGAAGCAACACGTTCCACTCTCCCACAGCAGCAACAAGAAGAAGACGAAGATGAAGACGAAATCGTCGAAGAACAGCTTCAGGTGACATTCACCGACTTCCCCGGCGGCTCTGACGCCTTTGAAATGGCGGCGAAATTTTGTTACGGCGTCAAGACAGAGCTCTCCCCCTGCAATGTAGCTTCCCTTCGCTGCGCCGGCGAGTTTCTGGAGATGACGGAAGATTTCTCCGAAGACAATCTCATCTCTAAGACGGAGCGGTTTCTCTCCCAGCACGTGCTCAGAAGCCTCGGCGACTCCATCAAAACACTGAAATCGTGTGAGCGGTTGATGCCTACGGCGGAAGATTTGGGAATCACGGAGAGGTGCATCGATTCCGCCGTGTCCAGAGCTTCATCGGCGGATCCTGCTTTATTTGGCTGGCCAGTCAGCGACGCCGCCGCTTCCGCTTCAAAACAGGTTCTCTGGAACGGAATCGACGCCGCCGGAGAAACCTGGTTCGAAGATCTGGCGCTTCTGAGTTTGCCTCTGTTCAAGCGGTTGATTCTTGCGATGAGACGCGCGGAGCATAGCGCTGAGATAATCGAGACTTGCGTGATGTATTACGCTAGGAAGTACATTCCCGGCGTTTCCAGATCGAGCCGGAAGCCGTTACCGAAGTCTTCATCGTCCTCCGTCGCGTCGGAGGCGGAGCAGAAGGAGATTCTGGAGACCGTGATTTCGAATCTTCCACCGGTGAAGACTTCGAAATCCTCCACGGCGACGAGGTTTCTCTTCGGCTTGCTGCGAACAGCGAACATACTGAACGCTTCTGAATCCTGCAGAGACGCGTTGGAGAAGAAGATAGGGTTGCAGCTCGATGAAGCCACGCTCGACGATCTTCTCGTGCCGAGCTATTCGTATCTGAACGAAACGCTGTACGATGTGGATTGCGTGGCGAGGATTTTGAGCCACTTTCTGGAAGGTTTAGAAGCGGGAAACACCGTGGAAGGAGGCGACGCTGCGGCGAGGTCGCCGTCGTTGATGCTCGTCGGAAAACTCATCGACGGTTACCTCTCCGAGATAGCCTCCGATGCGAATCTCAAGCCGGAGAGATTCTACACTTTCGCCATCTCGCTTCCCGATCAGGCTAGGCTCTTCGACGACGGTCTCTACCGCGCCGTCGATGTGTATCTCAAG GCGCATCCATGGGTTTCGGAATCGGAGAGGGAGAAGATTTGCGGATTGCTGGATTGTCAGAAGCTCACGCTAGAGGCGTGCACGCACGCGGCGCAGAACGAGAGGCTTCCGCTGCGTGCGGTGGTTCAGGTGCTGTTCTTCGAGCAGCTTCAACTGCGGCACGCAATTGCTGAGACGCTGGTTGCGGCGGAGACGGCGGCGGAGCCAGGGCGTCACTCGGCGGTGCTGGAAcgggaagaggaagaggaagagggaaGAGAAGTGTTGCAGTTACGGTTAGGGACGGAGCACGTGCAGGAGGGGAACGGCACGTGGCGTGGGACGGTGAGGGAGAATCAGGTGCTGCGGTTGGATATGGATAGCATGAGGACGCGGGTGCATCAGTTGGAACGTGAGTGCTCGTCGATGAAGCGAGTGATTGCGAAGATTGATAACTCCGCCGTGGATGGCGGTGGTTGGAGGGCGTCGCTGGGGCGGAAGTTTAGTTGCAAGTTTAAGACTCAGGTTTGTGATTCGCAGCAGTCGACGGTTGTGGATAAACGCAAGGGACGCCATCACCACCGCGCGCCGCCGAAGAAGCAGCAGCATCCGCATCGTGATTAA